The following are encoded in a window of Allosphingosinicella indica genomic DNA:
- a CDS encoding DUF885 domain-containing protein, giving the protein MTFDRRTLMIGAGATAAITLLPGCKVAPDAAGPASDGAAAPAGQSGAARLLARMTDAILSEYPENATALGLDKDARAALKAQLTDHTPEGRKRRGDAAAARLAELQKIDTASLSPADRADVEVAKAAHQLAVDGFRFAFGDPIQLSQNWYYRNAPYVVAQNTGSFVEIPDFLDSSHVIANAADADAYLARLDAYAANLDGETARLAHDRGAGVIAPDFLLDKTLKQQKDARALPLEQWGLVGSIARRGKDMAGDPGSKALSIVRDKVAPAMDRQIAELETHRRGATGAAGVWKLSEGEAYYAWALRAGTTTEMTPDEVHQRGQEELKALQSRMDGLLRAQGLTQGSVGARMTALGKDPKNLFPNTDAGRREILAYINGKVDDIRGRLPRAFNTLVPGRLVVKRVPPEIEAGAPGGYAAAGAIDGSTPGNYYINLRDTGMWPRYSLPTLTYHEGIPGHIWQGEYTYKLPLIRSVLAFNAYSEGWALYAEQLGDELGVYEGDPLGQLGYLQSIAFRACRLVVDTGLHAKRWTRERAIQWFVETNGSTVEEVQGEVDRYCAWPGQACGYKIGHSEIVRLRDKARAEMDGRYDLKAFNDVVVKTGGVPITVLEQIVGEYSRA; this is encoded by the coding sequence ATGACCTTCGATCGCCGCACCCTCATGATCGGCGCGGGCGCCACCGCCGCCATCACTCTCCTCCCCGGCTGCAAGGTGGCGCCCGACGCGGCCGGTCCGGCCTCCGACGGTGCCGCCGCGCCGGCCGGCCAGAGCGGTGCGGCGCGGCTGCTCGCCCGCATGACCGACGCGATCCTGTCCGAATATCCGGAGAATGCCACCGCGCTCGGGCTCGACAAGGACGCGCGCGCGGCGCTCAAGGCGCAGCTGACCGACCATACGCCGGAGGGGCGCAAGCGGCGCGGCGACGCGGCGGCGGCACGGCTCGCCGAGCTGCAAAAGATCGACACCGCATCACTCTCCCCCGCGGACCGCGCCGACGTCGAGGTGGCGAAGGCGGCGCATCAGCTCGCCGTCGACGGCTTTCGCTTCGCGTTCGGCGATCCCATCCAGCTCAGCCAGAACTGGTATTACCGCAACGCGCCTTACGTGGTGGCGCAGAACACCGGATCGTTCGTCGAAATCCCCGACTTCCTCGACAGCAGCCATGTCATCGCCAACGCCGCGGACGCCGACGCCTATCTGGCGCGGCTGGACGCCTATGCCGCCAATCTGGACGGCGAAACCGCGCGGCTGGCGCACGATCGCGGCGCCGGCGTGATCGCGCCCGATTTCCTGCTCGACAAGACGCTGAAGCAGCAGAAGGACGCGCGCGCGCTGCCGCTGGAGCAGTGGGGGCTGGTCGGCTCGATCGCCCGCCGTGGCAAGGACATGGCGGGCGATCCCGGCAGCAAGGCGCTTTCCATCGTCCGCGACAAGGTCGCTCCCGCGATGGACCGGCAGATCGCCGAGCTGGAGACCCACCGCCGCGGCGCGACGGGCGCTGCGGGCGTCTGGAAGCTGTCCGAGGGCGAGGCTTATTATGCCTGGGCGCTGCGCGCGGGCACGACCACCGAAATGACCCCGGACGAAGTACATCAGCGCGGCCAGGAAGAGCTCAAAGCGCTGCAATCGCGGATGGACGGGCTGCTCCGCGCGCAGGGGCTGACGCAAGGCTCGGTCGGTGCACGGATGACGGCGCTCGGCAAAGATCCGAAGAACCTGTTTCCGAACACCGATGCCGGGCGACGCGAGATTCTCGCCTATATCAACGGCAAGGTGGACGACATCCGCGGCCGCCTGCCGCGCGCGTTCAACACGCTGGTTCCGGGCCGGCTGGTGGTGAAGCGGGTACCGCCGGAGATCGAGGCGGGCGCGCCGGGCGGCTATGCGGCGGCGGGCGCGATCGACGGATCGACGCCGGGCAATTATTACATCAACCTGCGCGATACGGGCATGTGGCCGCGCTATTCGCTGCCGACGCTGACCTATCACGAGGGCATTCCCGGCCACATCTGGCAGGGCGAATATACCTACAAGCTGCCGCTGATCCGCTCCGTCCTCGCGTTCAATGCTTATTCGGAAGGCTGGGCGCTCTATGCCGAGCAGCTCGGCGACGAGCTTGGCGTCTATGAAGGCGATCCGCTCGGCCAGCTCGGCTATCTCCAGTCGATCGCCTTCCGCGCCTGCCGGCTGGTGGTCGACACCGGCCTCCACGCCAAGCGCTGGACCCGCGAGCGCGCGATCCAGTGGTTCGTCGAGACCAACGGATCGACCGTCGAGGAGGTGCAGGGCGAGGTCGACCGCTATTGCGCCTGGCCGGGCCAGGCCTGCGGCTACAAGATCGGCCACAGCGAGATCGTCCGCCTGCGCGACAAGGCCCGCGCCGAAATGGACGGGCGCTACGACCTCAAGGCCTTCAACGACGTGGTGGTGAAGACCGGCGGCGTCCCGATCACCGTGCTGGAGCAGATCGTGGGTGAATACAGCCGGGCCTGA
- a CDS encoding NfeD family protein, which yields MSFEPHWLWLIAAAVLAGAELLIPGVFLIFLAAAALLTGVVAGAFGIPVAFQLAAFALFAIGSLQAGRRYYARREVPSADPHLNDRIHRYIGETVTVVTAIENGSGRVKLGDGVWTARGPDAPVGAHVRILGAEGTALRVTPVTELPSPE from the coding sequence ATGAGCTTCGAGCCGCACTGGCTCTGGCTGATTGCCGCGGCGGTGCTGGCGGGGGCGGAGCTGCTGATCCCCGGTGTCTTCCTGATCTTCCTCGCCGCAGCGGCCCTGCTCACCGGCGTCGTCGCGGGCGCGTTCGGCATCCCCGTCGCCTTCCAGCTCGCCGCCTTCGCCTTGTTCGCAATCGGGTCGCTCCAGGCCGGCCGCCGCTATTATGCGCGGCGCGAGGTGCCGAGCGCCGACCCGCACCTCAACGACCGCATCCACCGCTATATCGGCGAGACGGTGACCGTCGTCACCGCGATCGAGAACGGCAGCGGGCGGGTGAAGCTGGGCGACGGCGTGTGGACCGCCCGCGGCCCCGACGCCCCGGTCGGCGCGCACGTCCGCATCCTGGGCGCGGAGGGCACGGCGCTTCGCGTCACGCCGGTGACCGAACTGCCGTCCCCCGAATAA